The window GGAAAaatctaattttaatttttgaaaatataaatttactaATATAAATTTACTTTGTAGAGTGTTTTAAGTATTTATcaagttaattttaatttttgaaaatataaatttactaATATATTATCGTAGTAATAATAtagaatgaaattaattaaattttagatGTATTTAGTTTAGACCCGGCAAAACGACATACGACCCGATGACACAACACGAACACGGCAtgcttttttagtgttagtgtttagggttttatggcacgacacgaaagttgacacgacacgaaatgacacgttaatttttatctcattttcgtgtcaacccgaaaacacgaaactgacacggatattgaaaattattgttatattctctcgtgttttttatatcactttttttttaagGTAACTGAAATCTTTATTAATCAATGAAAGAATTATCTTTACAAAGAATAGCTTCTAACCAATAAGGAACCGAAAACGAATTAAAACAGCTAGCTTGTGATAAGACATTCCTTGCAATTGCATGGGCTGCCTCATTCGCTTGCCTTGGAATAAACGCGACTTTAAAGTCaatatttttatctaaaatatCTCTGCATTCTTCAATAATACCACCAAGCTCAGAAAGGTCTTGCTTCTGTGAATAAAGTTTATCCACGATCGCCTTCGCATCAGTTTCAATAGTCACTGATTGGAAATTCAAGGAGCTCAGCCAAGTCAAACTGAAGCGTAGTGCAATAGCTTCCACAATGCCCGGATCAAAAGTCCCGATGTAAAAAGAGCTACAAAGAGCTACAAAAAACCCCATCAGCTCCCCAGATAATTGCCCCTAAACCACATTTATTTTCAGCTGCAAAAATCGATCCGTCAATGTTGCATTTCCAAACGCCATTCGCTGGTTTCCTCCACCGTCTCGTCTCTGGTAGCTGACCTATATGTCGCTGACTGTCTCCGCTGGTACTGCTCGTATTCGCAAGGCTCCACGCGTTGAACATCACCCGAGCAGCTCCCATCGCAGCTTGTGGACAGGCGCAAGAGCTGTTCCAGATTAGTTGATTTCGCTGGGTCCAGACAGTCCATACCACTAGCGCCAGATTCTTCGCGCTCCTGCTGTCAATTATATCAAAGCATTTAAGCAGCCAGTCCTCTTCGAGCCAAACGTCATTCTGTACTTGTAATTTACCAACAATATCCCAACACCCTTTCGCATACGGACAATCAAAAAACAAGTGGTAATCATGCTCTATGTCGACCTTGCACATCGGACATTCGAACGGGACTCTTATGTGTCTATTGTGTAATCTCTACCTTGTTGGTAAGACCTTTGCTCCCACTTTCCAAAGTAGCACTCTAACCTTTGGCGGATGATCCAATTCCCACAACCTCCTCCACCCATTCACAGCCAGTCTATCACTTCTATTATCCTCCAGTACCCGGTAACCAGACTTCACAGAGTAAATTCCATCCTTAGTAAAGTGCCATATTAACCGATCTTGTCTTGGCTGCCATGGAATTGTTAATGTGAGAATAGCATTTGCATCATCCTGATCAAACAAGTTCATCACTTTACCCCTATCCCAAGTACGAGCCTCATTATCAATCAGACTCGAGACATTTAGATTGTCCATGTCCACAGGTCGCTCCGAATGAACATAAAAGTTCCTATCACGGGCCAACCATGCCTCCCCCCATATGCGGACCTGCTGTCCATTACCAATTCTCCAGCGCATCCCCTGCAGGAGAAGATTCTTCGAAGCCCACACACTCCTCCAGACATAACTAGGATTAGTGCCTAATCTAGAGGTGAGAAAAGTATCATttggaaaatatttagctttgtatATCTTACTAACAAGCATGTGAGGATTATTCAGAAACTTCCAACCCTGCTTTCCCAATAAGGACACATTGTAGTCCTGCAAATCGCGGAATCCAAGACCCCATTTCTCCTTCCTGTAACTCAAACCGTCCCAGCTAACCCAGTGAATGTTTTTTCTGCCGTTTCCTTTCGTACCCCACCAATAGGAGTTCATGATTTTCTGAAGTTCAGAACAAACAAACTTCGGGATCAGAAACGCACTCATGTAAAATGTTGGTAAGGCTTGAGCAACCGATTTCAATAAAACCTCCTTACCCGCATTAGACAAGAACTTGAAACTCCAACTGCTAAGTCTTTTGCGCAGGCGGGCAGATAGGAACTTAAAAATCTCTTTCTTAGATCTCCCAATAAGAGAAGGAAGTCCTAGATACCTCCCAGTGTTCAGCGGTGAGAAGATGTGTAGCAATGAGCAGATTTCTGCCTGAAGCTCAGCTGAAACTGATTTGCTAAAGAAAATCCCTGACTTGTTCACATTAATAGCCTGACCAGAAGCTCCTTCATAGTCCTTTAGAATACCCTGAACTGTCAGACTCTCTTCCCGCGTAGCTTTAAAGAACAAAAAGCTGTCATCAGCAAATAAAAGATGATTTACACTAGGGGCCCCTGCAACTATCCGACAACCATGAATTCTCCCATCCTCTTCAGCTTTAAATAATAGCCGTGAAAGCACTTCCGAGCAAATTATGAATAAATACGGGGATAGAGGGCCCCCCTGCCTCAGACCCCGGCTCGGTCTAGCCAGCTCGATAAGTGATCCATTTAATGCGACTGAGAATGAGACTGAAGTGACACAAAGCATGATCCACTCAATCCATCTATCATGAAACCCCATCCTGATCATTACTGCCTTCAAAAAACCCCAATCCACtctatcataggctttgctGATATCTAATTTCAAAGCCACATGACCTTCAAGGCCCCTGCTCTTACATTTCATATAGTGCAGTGACTCAAATACAATAAATACGTTATCAATTAATGCTCTGCCTGGTACAAAGGCCGACTGACTCTCAGATATTATGTGAGGCAGAATCAGCTTGAGTTTGTTTGCCAGCACCTTCGCAATTAACTTGTATAGCACGTTACATAGTGAAATTGGTATAAAATCAGACATATATTCAGCACCTTCACCTTTAGGAATCAGCACTATGATTGTATCATTCAAATGAGTAGGGAATTCCTTGTCATTCAACCACCCGATACACGCATTAAAGACCTCTGTCCCAATCAGATCCCAAAACTGCTGAAAGAATCCTGGACTTAACCCATCGGGTCCCGGGGATTTATCTGGGTTCATTTGGAAAATAGCAGCTTTGAACTCATCGATAGAAAAAGGAGCAATCAGCAGCTCATTAAATTGTTCATGTATCGAAGATGGTAAAACATCAACGATCTCGTAGGAAGTGGTAGAAGAAGCAGAGAAAAGGTTGGAGAAGTAGGATTTTATAGTGTCACACATACCTGGGATCTCGGTGCAAATATCCCCAGAGTCGTTCCTTAATTTTGTGATCCGATTATTGCGTTGCCTGACATTAACACATGCGTGAAAGAATTTTGTATTTCTATCACCTCCCTTCAACCAGAAATTTTTCGCCCTCTGTTGCTAGTAACAATCTTCCATCTCTAATGCTTCATTTAACCGTGCCTGGATCTCCCCAAATCTGACAATTGACTGAGCATCCTGCTTGTCTCTTAGCCACATCAATTCTCTTTTTAGTCGTGTTATCTTCCTTGTGAACCTCAATTTAAAATCACGACCCCATTGCTCCATTGAGGCCGAGCAAGCAGTGAGCTTCTCTACAATTCCCACCTGATTACAGCCCCTCCAATTCTGCCTGAccatctcattaaagccatttTCCCGGATCCAACCCGTCTCAAACCGAAATCAGGCTCTGTTCTGAACACGGGTACCTAGCTCGGTCGACAACAAAATGGGAGAGTGGTCCGAGTAGGTAGACattaaatttctgaaattatAATTCGGAAAAGCAGAAAGCCATGCACCTGAGCCGAACCCTCTATCCAGCTTCTCTTGTACCCACCTGTTAGTTCCACGTCCCCTTTCCCAAGTATATGAACTTCCCTCAAGCACCAATTCCTGTAAATCATGGGACTCAACAACATGAGAAAACGCCTGTATGAGATAGTTAGGATAAAGAGGACCTCCCTTCTTCTCATTCTGATTAAGGATACAATTGAAATCTCCCAATACCACCCAAGGAAGAATAGATGTTGCTTCAATTGCCTGAATCAACTCCCAAGACTTCCATTGCTCGTTTCTATTTGCATACCCATAGAATCCCACAATCCTCCAGTCCCCTCTTGCCTCATCCCGAACAGCCATCTCAATATGGTGATCTGAATATCTAGAAATACTAACTTCAGCTGATCTCTTCCAAAAGACTGCAAGACCTCCACTGTGGCCCCTGCTATCTACTGCAAAACTGTAGTCAAACTTAAATTTTCTTCGTAATGTCTCGATCTTGCCTTTACCGACTAGCGTTTCCATAAGAAAAATTAAACTGGGATTATGAGATTTTATCAAATCTCCCAAACAACGAACTGCACGGGAATTTCCCAAGCCCCTGCAGTTCCAACTCAATCAGATCATAATCCCCGactagacctggcaattatcgtgtttcgtgtcaaaatcgtgttatctcatatttatgttccatatggttttatatgttataaatgctagaaaaatgattttcgtgtcaatcgtgtcgtgtcagtcgggttgactctgtaatcgtgttttcgtgtcagaaattgccacctctatCCCCGACGGACCTGCACCTCAAGTCTCGCCGAATCACTCAAATTAGACGCTAATTTATCTGGATTAGTACTAGAAGTATTAGCCCCTTTAATCGAACCCTTTGGAATTAACTCTTCAATCTGATGTGAAGGATTGCCAACTTCTCTGACCCCTTCTCTCTTCGCCGTTTCTTTTGTTCAAGAATTGTCAGGACAGAATCCTCCTCCATAGCTACCTCCTCTTCAGTAATCTCCACAATTTTGTTGACTAAAGGCTTCTGATAGGTACCTCTAGCCACCTCACGGTACTGTTCACGGGGAATTTGCATAGGCTTAGTCAGAATAGTCTGACGCCGAATACTTGACTTGTTTATCTCATACTCGGTTGCCTTCATATTGATTTCCCGCAATGGTGTTTTCCCTGGCACAATCTGCCCTTCACTACTTCCTCCAGTCTTCTCCCTCAGCCATTTCGACCCGGTATTCTCTAGACCTCGTCTTGGAGTAGCCCGCAGCCACTCCCCCCATTCCCTCTTGATGCTCTTAGAATCATACTGAAAATTGAGTTCACAGAAGCGTTCTGAATGCCCCAGCATTCCACAAATATAGCAAAAGGTAGATAGCCTCTCATATCTAAATTGGATATAGCCCCCTTCAGAAGTAGACCCCTTTATCTTCTTGCATCGCTTTAGTGGTTTGAGCACATCCACAAGAACCCGCAAACGCATGTACTGCCTTCTCCCTCCCACATTATTGTTAATATCATACTCAATAAACTCCCCAATGAAGTTAGCAATTTTCTTTCCCACCTCTTCTGACATAAGACTAGCTGGTAGCTCAGTAACCTGGATCCAAAAGAGTACTTGAGTCAAGGGAATGTCTCCTGCTGCTCTCTCAGGTGGCCATTCGTCCCATACTAGTAGATGGTTGTCAAAGGACCAAGGTCCCCCTGCCACAATTCTATCCCGGTCTGCTCgatgaaaaaattcaaaacaataCAAGTTTGAATCAACTTCAGTGATAGTAATACCTCTCCCTGGTCTCCACAAGTCTGctaatttatttttcatcaCAGAAAAATTTACAGACCTTTCAGACAAGAATCTCCCAATCATACATAATTCACTCCTTTGCTCCACTGGATTTGAATTCATTCCCAGCAAATTCAGTTCATCATGCTCCCCTTCCTCAATCTCCAAACCTTCCAATTCATCCTCTACCCCAGCCATTTGTTCTTAATTTACCAAATCCACAATTTCCCCAAATCAATTTTTAGGCCCAAAACACCTCAACAAGTCTCAATTCCTCCTTACCAATGCCAATTCCAAACTGAACCTAACAGCAGataaaaaacagaaataaactGCAGCACCCCCAGCCCCTTACCTCTCGAATCCCGTTTCGCTTATAATTTCGGGGGAACAGCCGCAGTCGAGAAACAGGCCTGGAGATAGCACAGCCGTCGTCGGAACACAAGATCAGGCTGTCGTCGGAAACAGAGTCGTCGCCTGAAGTCGGAACCTAGAACCGTCGTCGGAATAGCACGGCTGAGAAAGGCGGCAGATGGTAAAAACCTAGCTCTAACGAGAAGAGAATAGCACTCTAacgagaagagaaaaaaaagactTCTAATACTTTCTTTTCTATATCACTTTATTAATacagataataaaattataattattaattgcaaatattgatttgaatttcctaaattgttataaacacgttacatgaccctctaacatgatattatcgaacttttcgataattattgttaacatattaatctaaaaatgatataaaatgtttaaaaacagtaccatatcttcttatatttttaagagttattattaatatatatacataacaaaCTTACATGTAACCcaaaaacacgacacgaaatcgacactaacccgaacaggttaacacgactttgacacgaaagtttttaggttgggtttgggtttactcttttttaacaagaacccgaaatgacacgacacgaacacgactcgaacacgataattgccaggtctaatTTAGTTATTGCATGGTTTGAAGATTTAATATAGTATTGCTAAGTGAAATACCAAAATCTGTACCTGTATTTTTACGCCTGTGAGAAACATAAAATTGTGGTGAATAACGCCAGTTTCAGTTTCAGTTTCAGTTTCGTTTGAAAAAATTGAGGGTTGAATCACTCAAGAGTAAAGAGCTGTTGGATCAGACGCCTTTCGTCGAATTCCTTCATTGTTTTCGTCTAGCTTCTCTCTTAGTGTGTGGAAATGGATAGATCTCAATTTCTTCTATTAGGGTtaccaatttttctttttttctctgaTGTTTTCAATCTGTTTACGCTACCTCCTCCTAAATCCTCACATGATCATCATACCAGCGTTAATCATCATCAATCCAATCCCAATCATAATCATCATCAACAGCAACAACCACCTCTTCAGTTTCCTGTTCAGGTTCCGCTTATTTcccattttctttctctctctacttaCATCGGCAATTGTGTATTCTCGTATTTGAaggttaatagaaaaaaaaaaaattgtttaatgGCCTTCTTATATGCAGAAATCTTCGAGCATGATTGGAGGAGTTGGCGGGATTGGCATTGGCAATACCATCAATATTGACTTCTGTGCTTCTTGTTCTTATCGGTATGTATCTATTGTGCTACTTCCCATTGCTGACAGTCGTATTGCTATCAGTTCTaatttgaaataactgtttgtaattgtgctgaattgggtttaaatttaattactgtTGGCtgctattgttgttgttgttgatactGTTTGTGTATTTGGATTTGCCTCACTGGAATTCCTTGTTCAATTAGATTTTGTGGATTCTTGACATGTGTCACATAGCTGCTTTTTTTAGATTGTTTTTTCTACTTGGAACTTTATAATCCTtgtttttaattgaattttcttGCTTCTTTCAGAGGAACTGCTGTAACTATGAAAAATATGCTGGAAGCACAATTTCCTGGTATCAATGTTGTCTTGGCAAACTATCCTCCCCCACTTCCTAAGCGGCTACTGAGCAAAGTTGTTCCAGTCGTTCAATTTGGAATTATTGGATTAATAATGGGAGGTGAACATATTTTTCCACGGTTGGGATTTGCGGTTCCACCTCCAT is drawn from Euphorbia lathyris chromosome 9, ddEupLath1.1, whole genome shotgun sequence and contains these coding sequences:
- the LOC136205179 gene encoding selT-like protein; translated protein: MDRSQFLLLGLPIFLFFSDVFNLFTLPPPKSSHDHHTSVNHHQSNPNHNHHQQQQPPLQFPVQKSSSMIGGVGGIGIGNTINIDFCASCSYRGTAVTMKNMLEAQFPGINVVLANYPPPLPKRLLSKVVPVVQFGIIGLIMGGEHIFPRLGFAVPPPWYYSLRANKFGSIASTWLFGNFIQSFLQSSGAFEVHCNGELVFSKLTENRFPGEIELKDLVGKRLANARYFDGDASL